Below is a genomic region from Astatotilapia calliptera chromosome 13, fAstCal1.2, whole genome shotgun sequence.
CATCCATATTAGATAGGATGGGATTTGAGGAAATTGTGTTTTCTTATgggtttgtctttttgttgatttattgctcccatttcacattttatgaaagttttatagatttttgttcttttccttgAGCTTTTCACATTGTCACACTTTGTTTCTTAGTGGAGAGGGAGGCATTAAAATCCCTTAAATGAGTTAGTAAATGAAACATTTACCATATGATTACATATGATGTACGTGTTATATAACTTTACTTTACCCTGTTGAGTAttttcagctatttatatgCACCCGCTTCAGATGTTGTCACTCCATTCAATGGGATGATTAACGTTGATAATGCCCATTGAATGGACCAAAAACATCCGAAGTCAGTGTTAATGTATTGTATATCCAGCTTCTACAGTGAAATTGCTTCATTATAACCACATCGATTGTTGGACTTTGTATCTGTACATAAGAATTTCATGATGAAAGAACATTCACATAAATGGCATGCTGCCTCTTCTCAGTGATCACTACCTTCCACTAGAACTGAAAGGATGCTtgtgttttagtgttttgttttgaccaCCACTGTTTGCTTCTTAGAAGAGACTAACAGTGGGGGATTTAGAATGATGCCTTTATtgaattgtttgtgtgtttttttttgttcttttttgaaaATCTAGTGAGGATGAGAGGTTTGAACTGGCAGTGTATtgtaaaatgtttgtgttaagGTGTTTTCCCTAACGAATTCATGGCTCTTTACTGCTCTTAAAACACTGACTTTCTGTGGAAAGCGTTCTGAGTCATTTTACTATACTCAATATGCTTACTGCTCCAAGTCAACATATGCGACTCAAAAACTTCCACTGATTTCCAATTAATCACGCCAGTCTTATAGATATTACACTTGATTGTTTAAATACAGTGTTTACTATCATTGCATTTAAAATATAGTCTAAGGGTTGTTAGTATACTATTGCTTTATACATAGTTCCATTTACTACAAGGTGCATAAGTGCGCTTTATTAAACAGCTGAGCTTCAGTCTTCCATCTTTCCTTCATAGAAGCGCCTGGTTATTTCTTATGGGGACAGTATTAAAAGTCTAAGTGTATGTAGACTAACGTGATTTCAAAGCATAGTGATATGACCATTTTACACCGAACACAAGCTCCCACAACTGACtgataacaaaaatataaagttgATATATAGCGCCCTCTTGTGTTAAAATTGTAAAACAAACATATGCAGGAAGCTACAGTTagacattctgtttttattatgaaatgtTGCTTTTGCTGATTTATCCTCTCACCCTCTCTTAGAAATATTAAGAAGAGAAACATGCTCAAGTACTTAAAGAAGCACCAGGCTCTGTGTCAAAACAAGGATATAGTAATGACTTGAAAGGGGAACAGTTGAAGCCAAAGATTGTACCTAACCCTCTAGTATGGCAATGGTTCACTGTACTGTACTAAAAAGAcatgaagacagaaagaaaattaagaaGCAGTGACTCTTGGTAGAAAGGAGAAAAAGTTGTCAAAGCTGTGCAGTCCTGCGCTATAGAATTAAAATTAAGAGTAaattgttcatttaaaaaaaagagcctaAATGGCCAAAGTAACATATTTTATTGAGTCAAATTTATATCAAAGACCTGCAGCTTCATAGTTTTTGCCATTGTTCCTTTCCGTTATGGTAACGTTGTCTCTAAGTGACACCTCAGAAAGCATTGTGTCAAAAGAGAGAATGCTATGTCCCGTGtaacacagaaaaatgaaacCACAATCAGATAGGTTATTAACATATTTGTAGTTTACATAAATGATATAAACCCAAGTATCAAGGTGCCAGATAAAGGGCCATCTCAAATACCACTAATCGCtcctgaaaataaaatgctagATGGTCTGTAGTGGCGTATGCTGCTAAATTTGACTTATATGACAGGGATTTTAAAATAGAATGGCaatgttctcactttcaaatAGGTCTGAAATAAATAAGCATTAGTCCAGCTAATAtagacaaaactaaaaaaaaaacaacgaaaaactAAAAAAGCCTTCATGAACTCATCAGTTTAGCCGTTAGCACTAAAATTACATTTCTGAATACACATAATAGTGTACGCTTGTCGTTTCTGTCACTGATAAAGTGTCTCATGTATGCAGCAGGCCTGTAAGCCACAACGTGTGAAACTGTGAAGGTTGAAAGTGATTCGGAGTTAGTTCACGCTCAGGAACCAACTGTGCTCGTGTGATAGCTAGAACTGTCTCCGGCTTTTGAAGGGCAGGTTAAGAAGGAGGAAATCAAAAAACCACAGTGGAGTGAATAATAAGActcaggaggagaaaaaaacccagtttATCTTTCATACTATCTTAGCCTTTATCTTTTGTCATTTGGTGAGACTCAGCTGTATCGTAGTTTTACAGAAtagcatatttaaaataaatagatatttgcaatgTTATCTAATTATAATTCATTCTATTTATTCCTCAGCTCATTTTTACTTTGCTATCATATCTTCGTGTTCACTAAAATAGAGTAAACATTGGTTATGACACTTTATATTAAATTTGACTGTCTTTAGTTACAGCAGAAGTGATGTTTGCAGTTTGATAGTGTGTAGAGAACTTTATATTTCAAGTTCCtctaaaacaattaaaaactatACAAAAACGTGGGTGACAGAATATAATTACAGAACTACCAAACTTTTGCATTCGATATGCCGCTGCAGCTGTTACATATTCCCCTGCTGCTCCATGCTATTTGTTATTTTCCGCTTTTTGACACCATCTGTATTGCTTTGATCCACTCCTTTCTTTCTTGGTCTGTAGCAGCTTGGAGGAAGTAGTGAGTCTCGTCTGCAGTGATGATCTCAAATAGGTTGCCatcaatatctttttttttggctgaaAGCATTGAAAGACAAGGCGATGAGTTAAAGGGGATGACGTGAAGACAAACTATTAGAAGAAAAGCTACATGTTTATTGCATGGCGGCAGTCTCACACACCATCAGGCACATAGTCCACAGCTGTGACCACCGCCCCACGGAGGTGGATTGAGCCCAGAGGGTCATCAGCCtgacaagaagaaaagaaattagaGGAATATAACAGAAGGAAGACAACTTGTGTAACTAGGGAGGGGTTGTTTCTAAACGATTACCCCTTATTGTTTCAgttctttaaattatttttaccgTTATTATTTTGAGCGTAAACTTAGAGGAGAgcgtgcttttgctgtagcagctCCCAAACTGTGGAACTATCTCCCTTTAGAGATTAGACAGGCCACTTCCCTAcctgtttttaagtcactccTGAAAGCCCACCTCTTTATGGCCTTTGTTGgtttttagttttcagttttatttttgttgtttttagttgattctatgctgttttatcttgttttcttttataatatagggctgttttaattttttatgtattatgtattttatttatctattttttgctgatttctgttattctattgtttttaacttattttctgtacagcactttggtcctgTGCagggtattttaaagtgctttataaataaaattggattagATTGCATATCTCCAAAATCAGTATTTACCTTTGCAGGATCGTAGTAATGTATATAGGCAGGGTCATCTCTGAGTATGAATTTTCGCACCTTCCAGTTCTTCCGTCTATGTCCCTGTGACAAATAACACAGTTTGAGTTATcagattttttatttgattgtatCACTCAGCAGCGAACACAGGTTTCCTCTTTGAGAGAGTGACACGACTGCTGGAGGTTACTGCTATCTTTATCTCTGTTTTGAAGGATGTTTTGCAGCAAGACAAATGACAACAGTGGCTTCAAATCGGGAGACGTCTGCAGACTTTGTAGGTCAACTTTCTAAGAGTATAAGTTGCAACAAAGATGCtgggaacatttttcttgttttctgattCACCTGTTTAACCAAACAGCCCTGTTTTATGATGTTTCCTCTGAATTCTTCCTTTAGAAGAACATCTTCATCACTGGAGTAGCCTTCACAAAAGAAGCCACTGTCTGCCTGCaagcacaacaaaacaaatgtatatatatttataatatacaATGCTTTTGCCGAGTCCATAAAGTCTATGTATAATACAGTTAACATATTGTTAAATGGCAGTGTTTGCTCAGGTTAACTTACAAAATAATAGAGAGCTTTTGTCTCATCTAAGAAGGCTGCTTGCTCTCCGCTTTCTGCTCCCTCTTTTGATAAGTCACCTGCAGGCTGGAGAAAACCCTCATTCATGAGCCCTGTTGCCAACATGAGTGCCTCAGGTCTATTTCTCGCCTTTTCCTTTGAAATCAGCCAGTCTATCACCGTTGCACCTTTGCAAAAATGGGGAAACGAAGAAAAATGGTGAGAACATttgaagttaaaaaagaaattcttGCACACCTGTTACATCAACAAAACTGAGCCAGGTGTACCGGTGAAGCAGTGGTTGAAGACTCGATTCTCCTGTTCCAGTTTTAACTCTTTCACGCCTTCATCCTGGTTTTTCATCTCTGTGTACAGCGCACTGGGGAAATAATGagagtgctgtcagtgttgcttcTTCATTCTATTGAAGTACAAGCACTTTACAGCTCACTGAACCTCACTGAAGTAATGATGTTCCAGTAATTTAGCCGTTGTAGCTAGGCATGCTGGGATATCAGATTTCACATTTTGTATATATGCTGTAACCTTAAAATAGGTACTGTAATCTGATAGCAAGTGTTTATATAATAGACAGACAATTACTGTTAGCTGCTGCTGTAGTTCTTAAAgtataatgaataaaatattaacacaatttaacacAACATACGCTAGGTTGACTGTTTCAGGCAGGCGAATGGAGCGTCTGGTAGACTTTCTGGcaaacttttttcccccttggaTGCAGGTTATGGCTCTCTTGATGTCCTTGACCCaaagctctctctcctccacgtATGAGGCTTGAAAAAAGTGATCTTGCTTCTTCTCAGTGGTTATCTTGAAAACCAGCTAAAACAAGCATATTTAGTCAGTCTAACATTTAGATGGCATTGATGGTCTCAATTTGAATCTACCTTTTAGTACTTTTACTGTGGAGTGTGAATAATGAATAATCTCTACATCTAACTCTTTAGAACTAGTTCTTAATACATTATATGGACAAAAGCTACTCCTTGTAATGTTTGAATTCAGCTGTTTTTATTCCCACTGCCACAGTGTATGAAATCAAGCACTTAGCCATGCAGTAGGCCTCTACAAGGTTTGAAGAGCTCACTGAAACAGGATGCCTGATTGCAACAAGTCAGTCAGTGAaactttccttcttcttcttcttttccccgGTCAGCTGTGAGTGGCCTTATTGTAAAATGGAAGCATTTAGGAGTCACGACAGCTCAACCACAAAGTGGGAGACCACATAAAGCTGCAGGGTGGGGTCACTGAGTGTGCAAAAGTCACCAATGTGCCAATGActcaaaaactgcagttattGAGTCAGTAGTTCCCACCCTCTTTTTTTCCATATAGCAACATTTTCTTACCATCCTCTTGACAAAATCCTGACAAGGGCTGCTCAGTGTTGCTCCCTTCAATGGGATCATCCCTTTAGGTGAAcggtctgttttctttttatagaagTCCACTCCATCTTCTGACAACACCACCCACACTGCACTCCAGGAGTTTAGCAATGTACCCTGAGGATCAATAAGAAATAAGCTGCTTtaagccaaaatgcaaaatgcaaaaaaaaaaaaattatatatatatatatatatatatatatatatatatatatatatatatatatatatatatgtgtgtgtgtgtgtgtgtgtgtgtgtgtgtgtatatatatatatatatatgtatatatatatacaaaataaacGTATTCTTCCACACACCATCCTGCTTAGAATTACATGTGGTAACAGCTATGTAATACTttgtatacatttatttttaaaatgtaaaacaccaTGCCTTAAAGGCCACTGGTCACTTatataaaacaaaccaaagtgTCACCTTTTCGTTTAAATAATGTAGCAAGAAGAAATTTAattatgttttgattttgaatgaattcccttaaataaacaaataatcatATGTCCCATGCGGACTCTGATCTAAAGTGCAACATTAACAAGCACGCTTAAAAAGGAAAGCAGGGTATACTTTCTTGGCCCCTTGTTTGTGACATGTAAATGCAGAAATGAATCTGCAGCTTGGGGAATCTGTTAGTAGACTGCTTTCACTTTGGGTTTGTGCTTATAGATGTTTAATTTCACCTGTTTGGGTTAAGACAAACCATTATATCTGTCAAGCTCGCAGTGTTCTCTGCTCCATTCACTCCTTAGGGAACTAAACTTTTAACGTGTGATTTCATCATGCCAAGATCTGAAGACCTTTTCAAAAgacttatttaattattatttaacaaattataattaactatttaaattatttaacaaaatagtTAAATTAATGAATATCATCCTAAAGTGGTATAGTTTTCAATCAAGTGGCCTTTTGTCCGGGGTCCAGATGATGAAGTTCAATGCAAAATAAGCCTTTGAGTAGCTCTAGAATTTCATCACAGGAAAAGACTGCACACATTTGACTCGTGGCAATAACAACGCCTTTTGGAATTATGTGCTCTGGCcatcaaaaatgtaaaagaaaatgttttattgaaaaataaaaaggccaTAAAAAACCTTTCCAGATTTAACATCAGCACCCACATTGTGGGCCAGAATACAATGCAGTGAGTTTCCATTGCTGAGGCATGATATGTTGGCGGCCCAGTATTTTTGTCCATATAGTCTAAATTTAGATATGTCATCCATGAGACATGGCTATGACTAACACCACTCGCACTGTCATACATCTTTCATAATTGAACAAGCGAAAGGTCATCATTTCTACATAGCTGTTGTCATGCACGCTGAAAAGAAAACCAGtgtcacaaaacttaaaacactTCCTGAATGGCCTTTGATCAGCATTTCAAGtgtgtggaaagaaaaaagtcacacCTAGACACAAAAAGAACAGTGTGCTGATGTACCTACCAAATGTATGAACGTTGACATTCATAATAAATTCCATTGTGCATGCAGGAAATGGCTTGTCATCTAAGTGTGTGAATATTCTTCATAGTGATTGTGTAGTACATTGGAATTTGTCTAGTCGTTACATCTTTTCACtggttttcacagcactgtttgATGACAGCGCATTGCAAATGACATTGTTTCAGGTCATATATTCAAATGTTCTCTTTGAGCGACAGTTTATAAGTAGAACAAGGCCACAACACATTCATGTTTTACTTCGTGTTGTAAACAGAAGTAGGAACTTGAGTCACTGTTGCGACTACAGAACAGAAATGTGCAGTTGACTGTCATGAAGTACCTTTCAAGAAACTTGTATCGCTGTTCCCGATTGAGTAAAACAATGTTAGTTTTTTGCTATTCCTGAATGACATATTCATTGTCTTTTTGTGAAGTAAAGCTTTTTCTGCAGGTGTCCTGATTTCCTTTTCAAGTGGCTGTTCTTTCATCTTAGTTTGAAACCTCAGAAGTTGCCCTAccctttttattcaaattgttGTTGtgggtttatttttctttgaaaattattttttacttaAATTTAGTTATTACACTGAATTGacaatggataaaaaaaatctagtctTGTCATTCcctcaattttgtttttgtttcattatcaaaaaataatgaaacaaaaacaatagtATTACAGGAAGTAACAATAGTATTTTATACTTACTTTATCAATACTTTAAAGAAGCTCTGTGTTCACAAAGACAATGGTAAGAACTTTCTGGTAGTTTTCATGTAGTTATTCTTACCTTTTTTACTAAGTATCCCTCTCTGATCTCTTGTGGCTCCATCACGCTGCTGTCTGCTGCAAATGTGACTCTTGTCAGTAACTGTCAAAAAAACACCCTCTTATCCAtgtcagctctctctctctctctctctgtgtcactGTCAAACCACAAAGAACAGCGTACCATGAGCAGGAAGTTGTGCTCTTGGGTGTCTGCCAATAAAGACTGGTCAGCTAGCTTCCTCTTCTCTGCGATATAATTAGTTTGTGCTGCTCTGCTGAAGTGTCTAAATTTTATAGTGTTAAATTTAAAGCTCTAATAATAGATGCCCTTGTTTGCGTGTCATTATGGTAAATTTCTGTTTCTATCCATTTCAACAGAGAAGCTTGTACTGGTAAAAGTATTTGTATTCAGCTTACTGTAAATCTGCTGCATTTAGAAACCTTCAAACCAAAATTTTAAGCCATTTTTGCTGTGTTAGTCAACTTGTATTTCCCCTActgtatttctgtctttttttgttgttgtattctTTCCCCACTGTGttccttctttgtctttttaacaCTGCGTTGAATTTGTCGTGATGTCCAGCAGCAGATCAAGTGGAGCAGAGGGAGGACCTAATTGCTGAC
It encodes:
- the plek gene encoding pleckstrin, with product MEPQEIREGYLVKKGTLLNSWSAVWVVLSEDGVDFYKKKTDRSPKGMIPLKGATLSSPCQDFVKRMLVFKITTEKKQDHFFQASYVEERELWVKDIKRAITCIQGGKKFARKSTRRSIRLPETVNLAALYTEMKNQDEGVKELKLEQENRVFNHCFTGATVIDWLISKEKARNRPEALMLATGLMNEGFLQPAGDLSKEGAESGEQAAFLDETKALYYFADSGFFCEGYSSDEDVLLKEEFRGNIIKQGCLVKQGHRRKNWKVRKFILRDDPAYIHYYDPAKADDPLGSIHLRGAVVTAVDYVPDAKKKDIDGNLFEIITADETHYFLQAATDQERKEWIKAIQMVSKSGK